One genomic segment of Ferrimonas sp. YFM includes these proteins:
- a CDS encoding OmpA family protein — MAGDRDGDGVPDSKDACPRTSATVASGNGCPAQAAQEARTVVLLFDSGSSVVRQDQLKKLQPWMNKWQGHQLVVKGHADERGGASTNQTLSRARAEAVADVLQLNFGVDRRSLSLHALGESEPLKENDQGLAANRRVEVVAQPVTLKLIKGD, encoded by the coding sequence ATGGCCGGGGACAGAGACGGGGATGGTGTCCCGGACAGTAAGGACGCCTGCCCAAGGACATCGGCGACCGTGGCCAGCGGCAATGGCTGCCCGGCCCAGGCGGCTCAGGAGGCGCGCACTGTGGTGCTGCTGTTTGACAGCGGCTCATCGGTAGTGCGTCAGGATCAGCTCAAGAAGCTGCAGCCCTGGATGAACAAATGGCAGGGGCATCAACTGGTGGTCAAGGGGCACGCCGATGAGCGGGGTGGTGCCAGCACCAACCAGACTCTGTCACGAGCCCGGGCGGAGGCGGTTGCCGACGTTCTGCAGTTGAATTTTGGCGTCGATCGCCGCTCTCTCTCCCTACATGCTTTGGGAGAGAGTGAGCCATTGAAGGAAAATGACCAAGGACTGGCTGCCAATCGCCGTGTGGAGGTGGTGGCCCAGCCCGTAACCCTAAAACTGATTAAGGGAGACTAG
- the ruvX gene encoding Holliday junction resolvase RuvX, with protein MSDTILGFDFGTKAIGVAIGQSITGTAQPLCGLKANDGIPNWDEVANLFAEWQPSLVVVGLPLNMDGTEQELTLRARKFANRLHGRFGVKVVTQDERLTTTDAKAHLFERRGFRGLKKSAIDATSAALILEGYFESLYG; from the coding sequence ATGAGTGACACCATTCTCGGATTCGATTTCGGCACCAAGGCCATCGGCGTGGCCATAGGTCAGAGCATCACCGGCACCGCCCAGCCTCTGTGTGGCCTCAAGGCCAACGACGGCATCCCCAACTGGGATGAAGTGGCCAATCTGTTTGCCGAATGGCAACCCAGCTTGGTGGTGGTGGGCCTGCCCCTGAACATGGACGGCACCGAACAGGAGCTGACCCTGAGGGCGCGCAAGTTTGCCAACCGCCTCCATGGACGTTTCGGGGTCAAGGTGGTCACCCAGGATGAGCGCCTGACCACCACGGACGCCAAGGCGCACCTGTTTGAGCGCCGCGGCTTTCGCGGCCTGAAAAAGTCTGCCATCGACGCCACCTCGGCCGCCCTGATCCTCGAGGGCTACTTCGAGTCCCTCTATGGCTAA
- a CDS encoding YqgE/AlgH family protein has protein sequence MQSLKDHLLIAMPSLQDKVFKRSVTYLCEHDEEGAMGLIINHPIGLALDELLKKMELQEEGFVLPASLANQVLLGGPVTPDRGFVLHSSERNFANSRRINNELTVTCSKDVLDSLGQGQAPDHYLVALGYAGWEAGQLEQEILEGSWLTIPATPELLFEVPHKERWAAATRALGIDAWQLSGEIGHA, from the coding sequence ATGCAAAGCCTGAAAGATCACCTGTTGATCGCCATGCCCTCACTGCAGGACAAGGTGTTCAAACGCTCGGTTACCTACCTCTGCGAACACGACGAAGAGGGGGCCATGGGGCTGATCATCAACCACCCCATTGGACTGGCACTGGACGAGTTGCTGAAGAAGATGGAGCTGCAGGAGGAGGGATTTGTCCTGCCTGCCAGCCTGGCCAACCAGGTGCTGCTTGGCGGGCCGGTCACGCCGGATCGCGGCTTCGTGCTCCACAGCAGCGAGCGCAACTTCGCCAACAGCCGCCGCATCAACAATGAGCTGACCGTCACCTGCTCCAAGGATGTCCTGGACAGCCTGGGCCAGGGTCAGGCTCCGGACCATTATCTGGTGGCCCTGGGCTATGCCGGCTGGGAAGCGGGCCAGTTGGAACAGGAGATCCTCGAAGGCTCCTGGCTGACCATTCCTGCCACCCCGGAGCTGCTGTTTGAAGTGCCCCACAAAGAGCGCTGGGCCGCCGCCACCCGGGCCCTGGGCATCGACGCCTGGCAACTGTCCGGGGAGATTGGCCACGCATGA
- a CDS encoding sporulation protein — MSLFNRLLSSMGMGSCEVDTLLSSDSYSPGQRVTARVLAKGGTIGQHIHGVYFSLHCRYQQREDGQVQTQEVELAHFQLPVAMTVGAREELEIPIEFQLPEFTPLTLGSTEVWLSTGLDIRQARDPSDKDLFEVVPQPLVADLLVAITRLGFIQDLVHTEAVSSMARVTAPYLQMFHYSVGEGPFKGRIEEMELAVVPAEGGLYLHAEVTRTGRGMAAAVSRILEESGDRQRRRLTPELVENLQQHIEQLLVD; from the coding sequence ATGTCCCTCTTCAACCGACTGCTTTCCTCCATGGGCATGGGCTCCTGTGAGGTGGATACCCTGCTGAGTTCCGACAGCTATTCGCCCGGTCAGAGGGTGACCGCCCGTGTATTGGCCAAGGGAGGCACCATAGGTCAGCATATCCATGGGGTCTACTTCTCCCTCCACTGCCGTTACCAGCAGAGAGAGGATGGCCAGGTGCAAACCCAGGAGGTGGAGCTGGCTCATTTCCAGTTGCCGGTGGCGATGACCGTTGGCGCCCGGGAGGAGCTGGAGATCCCCATAGAGTTCCAGTTGCCGGAATTCACCCCCCTGACCCTGGGTAGTACCGAGGTGTGGCTCTCCACCGGCCTGGATATCCGTCAGGCCCGAGACCCCAGCGATAAGGATCTGTTTGAGGTGGTGCCCCAGCCATTGGTCGCAGACCTGTTGGTGGCCATAACCCGGCTGGGCTTTATCCAGGATCTGGTGCACACCGAAGCGGTCTCCTCCATGGCCAGGGTGACGGCGCCCTACCTGCAGATGTTCCACTACAGTGTGGGCGAGGGGCCATTCAAGGGGCGCATCGAGGAGATGGAGCTGGCGGTGGTCCCGGCAGAGGGGGGACTCTACCTGCATGCGGAGGTGACCCGCACCGGCCGGGGCATGGCGGCGGCGGTGAGTCGCATCCTGGAGGAGAGCGGAGACCGGCAACGCCGCAGGCTCACCCCGGAACTGGTGGAGAACCTGCAGCAGCACATAGAACAGCTGTTGGTGGACTGA
- a CDS encoding DUF924 family protein — protein MNPEVEQVLFFWFGELEQGLPKEPKGKLWFGAGEVIDEEIRVHFGELHQRALIGELDDWAEQPRGRLALIIVLDQFSRNLYRGRAEAFSGDARAVALCREGIASGMDDELSLSEKQFFYMPLQHSESLDDQRLGVELLTDLTQGLTDRALTEAEGTLKFQQLHLEIIERFGRFPHRNQVLGRQNSAAEALYLADGAPRFGQ, from the coding sequence ATGAATCCAGAAGTCGAACAGGTGCTGTTTTTCTGGTTCGGAGAGCTGGAGCAGGGCCTGCCTAAAGAGCCGAAAGGCAAGCTGTGGTTTGGTGCCGGAGAGGTGATCGATGAGGAGATCCGGGTTCATTTTGGTGAGCTGCATCAGCGGGCGCTGATAGGTGAACTGGACGACTGGGCTGAGCAACCCAGGGGGCGTCTGGCCCTGATCATCGTCCTGGACCAGTTCAGCCGCAACCTGTATCGGGGCCGGGCCGAAGCCTTCTCCGGGGATGCCAGGGCGGTTGCTCTGTGCCGGGAGGGGATCGCTTCCGGTATGGATGATGAACTCAGCCTGTCGGAAAAGCAGTTCTTCTATATGCCGCTGCAACACTCCGAGTCTTTGGACGACCAGCGTCTTGGCGTCGAATTGTTGACTGACCTGACCCAGGGCCTGACCGACCGGGCATTGACCGAAGCCGAAGGCACCCTGAAGTTTCAGCAGCTGCACCTGGAAATCATCGAACGCTTTGGCCGTTTTCCCCACCGGAATCAGGTATTAGGGCGGCAAAACAGTGCCGCAGAGGCCCTCTATCTTGCCGACGGTGCCCCCAGGTTCGGCCAGTAA
- a CDS encoding SOS response-associated peptidase has product MCGRFFQACDGYDTRDQLGMNGGTFELEPQGEIRPTHLVSAVLELDGQLSLRQFQWGLPHPGLSRPVINARSETLAEKPMFRQALARRRCLIPASGWFEWRKEGSGKQAYRFSAPRPAPLFSFAGLWWPPAESLPNGAVVLITQAATQNLSEYHHRMPVALLGAPARAWLQSGELGAALSCFDVAAHPGGGPAQGQLF; this is encoded by the coding sequence ATGTGTGGTCGCTTCTTCCAGGCCTGTGATGGCTACGATACCCGGGATCAGCTGGGGATGAATGGCGGCACCTTTGAGCTGGAGCCCCAGGGGGAGATTCGCCCCACTCATCTGGTCTCGGCGGTATTGGAACTCGATGGCCAGCTCAGCCTGAGGCAGTTCCAGTGGGGCCTGCCTCATCCCGGGTTGTCCAGACCCGTCATCAATGCCCGTAGTGAAACCCTGGCGGAAAAGCCGATGTTTCGTCAGGCTCTGGCGCGCAGGCGCTGCCTGATCCCCGCCTCGGGTTGGTTCGAGTGGCGCAAAGAGGGGAGCGGCAAGCAGGCCTACCGCTTCTCTGCACCTCGTCCTGCGCCGCTGTTCAGTTTTGCCGGACTCTGGTGGCCACCGGCAGAGTCCCTGCCCAACGGCGCCGTGGTGCTCATTACCCAGGCTGCCACCCAAAATCTCTCCGAATACCATCACAGGATGCCAGTGGCCCTGTTGGGGGCACCCGCCAGAGCCTGGTTACAAAGCGGCGAGCTCGGCGCCGCTCTCTCCTGCTTCGATGTGGCTGCCCACCCTGGCGGTGGTCCCGCCCAGGGACAGCTGTTTTAA
- a CDS encoding DUF4136 domain-containing protein codes for MLKRAFLWIGILALAGCSSVSTEYDYDEKVAFDSFTKWAWVEATPDSGSAKYQMDGLNDRRIRDALTSQLTNAGLSQVPASDAQVLVNYLTQVEKKIDVDTFYTSFGYYPYYHSRHGYWGTGVQADTRVREYKEGTLIIDIIDAKTKQLLWRGSGTDTLKKNLTPEKRTEQVQKVVAAIFEGYPPGKEK; via the coding sequence ATGTTGAAGCGCGCGTTTCTTTGGATTGGCATTTTGGCGCTGGCGGGCTGCAGCTCGGTCAGCACCGAGTACGACTACGATGAGAAGGTGGCGTTCGACAGCTTCACCAAGTGGGCCTGGGTGGAAGCCACCCCGGACAGCGGTTCCGCCAAGTACCAGATGGACGGACTCAACGATCGTCGCATTCGCGATGCCCTGACCTCCCAGTTGACCAATGCGGGCCTGTCCCAGGTGCCCGCCAGTGATGCCCAGGTGCTGGTGAACTACCTGACTCAGGTTGAGAAGAAGATCGATGTCGACACCTTCTACACCAGTTTCGGCTACTACCCCTACTACCACAGCCGTCACGGCTACTGGGGCACCGGGGTCCAGGCAGACACCCGGGTTCGCGAGTACAAAGAGGGTACCCTGATCATCGACATCATTGATGCCAAGACCAAACAGTTGCTGTGGCGTGGCAGTGGCACCGACACCCTGAAGAAGAACCTGACGCCGGAGAAGCGAACCGAGCAGGTTCAGAAGGTGGTTGCCGCCATTTTCGAGGGCTACCCACCAGGCAAAGAGAAGTGA
- a CDS encoding methyltransferase: MDHLQRFHRLTELLKAHRHWWQFVPFEQLSLPWLESAPALCTWLANQPDETLVALRQDLPTLHAELSPFLPFTVELGSLAAVDDSESREIRYPSRLDSGVPGRKWRQITAFASALHSDDQPWLEWCAGKGHLGRVLAATSGRDVVSLEWQQTLCEEGAMLASKSGQPQRFVQGDALAADAASLLAGEQHAVALHACGELHLALMRHGAERRTRSISLSPCCYHLIPQDSYQPQSRAAQATGLSLSKMDLKLPLQETVTAPPQVRRRRRLELSYRLGFDSLQRSQGGSGYQPLPTVPKAVLDQGFEAFCHWACERKNLPLDLTRAGDFLEKGEVRVSLVEQMETVRQLFRRPLEIWLALDRVLFLEEQGYQVSLTKFCERSATPRNLLIQATLSKAI, translated from the coding sequence ATGGATCATCTTCAAAGGTTTCACCGGCTCACTGAACTGCTGAAGGCACATCGCCACTGGTGGCAGTTTGTGCCTTTCGAGCAGCTGAGTCTGCCCTGGCTGGAGTCGGCTCCTGCTCTGTGTACCTGGTTGGCAAACCAGCCCGACGAGACCCTGGTGGCGCTGCGCCAGGATCTGCCGACACTGCACGCTGAACTCTCCCCCTTCCTGCCTTTTACCGTCGAGCTAGGCTCTCTGGCCGCCGTCGACGACAGTGAAAGTCGTGAGATTCGCTACCCATCCCGTCTCGACTCTGGTGTGCCTGGGCGAAAGTGGCGGCAGATCACCGCCTTTGCCTCTGCGCTGCACAGTGACGACCAGCCCTGGCTGGAGTGGTGCGCCGGTAAAGGCCATCTGGGACGGGTGCTGGCGGCGACCAGCGGTCGCGACGTCGTCAGCCTGGAGTGGCAACAGACCCTGTGCGAAGAAGGGGCGATGCTGGCATCGAAAAGCGGTCAGCCGCAGCGATTTGTTCAGGGCGATGCCCTGGCGGCCGATGCGGCCTCCCTGCTTGCCGGTGAACAGCATGCGGTGGCACTGCACGCCTGTGGTGAGTTGCACCTGGCCCTGATGCGCCATGGGGCAGAGCGTCGCACCAGGTCCATCTCCCTCTCCCCCTGTTGTTACCATTTGATCCCTCAGGACAGTTATCAGCCTCAGTCCCGGGCGGCCCAGGCAACTGGCCTGAGTCTGAGCAAGATGGACTTGAAGCTGCCTCTGCAGGAGACGGTCACCGCCCCGCCCCAGGTGCGACGCCGCCGCCGGCTGGAACTCAGCTATCGTCTTGGGTTTGATTCCCTTCAGCGCAGTCAGGGTGGCAGCGGATACCAGCCTCTGCCCACCGTGCCCAAGGCGGTGTTGGATCAGGGATTTGAAGCCTTCTGTCACTGGGCCTGCGAGCGTAAGAATCTGCCGCTGGATCTGACCCGGGCCGGTGATTTTCTTGAGAAAGGGGAGGTCAGAGTGAGCCTGGTGGAGCAGATGGAAACCGTGCGTCAGCTGTTTCGTCGTCCATTGGAGATCTGGCTGGCCCTGGACAGGGTGCTGTTTCTTGAAGAGCAGGGATACCAGGTGTCCCTGACTAAGTTCTGTGAGCGCAGCGCCACCCCGAGAAACCTGCTGATTCAGGCGACCCTCAGCAAGGCTATTTGA
- a CDS encoding YSC84-related protein has product MRALKIWLFALMTMTLGFGAQAASKTEIDAKVKGALQQLYKETPAAKELVAKARGVLVMPEVYKAGFGIGGEYGEGALLINGAPADYYATAAASFGLQVGAQVKSQVVLFMTSEALDNFRNSQGWKAGVDGSVALATLGAGGTFDSNTLRQPIIGFIFSNKGLMYNLTFEGSKFTKIDR; this is encoded by the coding sequence ATGAGAGCGCTGAAGATATGGCTGTTCGCACTGATGACCATGACCCTTGGATTCGGTGCCCAGGCCGCCTCAAAAACCGAGATCGACGCCAAGGTAAAGGGCGCGCTGCAGCAACTCTATAAAGAAACCCCGGCGGCGAAGGAGCTGGTGGCGAAAGCCAGAGGCGTGCTGGTGATGCCCGAGGTGTACAAAGCCGGGTTCGGCATCGGCGGCGAATATGGCGAGGGCGCCCTGCTGATCAATGGCGCCCCAGCCGACTACTATGCCACTGCGGCGGCCTCGTTCGGCCTGCAGGTCGGCGCTCAGGTCAAGAGCCAGGTGGTGCTGTTTATGACCTCAGAGGCGTTGGACAACTTCCGTAACAGTCAGGGCTGGAAAGCCGGCGTGGACGGCTCGGTCGCCCTGGCCACCCTGGGGGCGGGCGGCACCTTCGACAGCAACACCCTGAGGCAGCCGATCATCGGATTCATCTTCTCGAATAAGGGACTGATGTATAACCTCACCTTCGAAGGGTCCAAGTTCACCAAGATCGATCGCTGA
- the yciH gene encoding stress response translation initiation inhibitor YciH, with the protein MISNQDSQLVYSTDQGRISQEETKPQPPQGDGWVRIHLDRKGRKGKGMMVVKGLGLEDKKLKKLAATLKKKMGVGGAVKEFDIEIQGDKRDQLKQLLEQQGFKVKLAGG; encoded by the coding sequence ATGATCTCTAATCAAGACTCGCAACTGGTATATAGCACTGACCAGGGGCGCATTAGCCAGGAAGAGACAAAACCCCAACCGCCTCAGGGCGATGGTTGGGTTCGCATCCACCTGGACAGAAAGGGCCGCAAAGGCAAAGGAATGATGGTGGTGAAGGGGCTAGGCTTAGAAGACAAGAAGCTCAAGAAGCTGGCCGCCACCCTGAAGAAGAAGATGGGTGTCGGCGGTGCCGTCAAGGAGTTCGACATCGAGATCCAGGGCGACAAGCGGGATCAGCTCAAGCAGCTTCTGGAGCAACAGGGCTTCAAGGTCAAACTGGCGGGAGGTTAA
- a CDS encoding glutathione S-transferase N-terminal domain-containing protein gives MLLKIVREGLGRTIALGDVLTRPRPVKRSPEEQARVAKEVQSLSLYQFYACPFCIKVRRAMHRLNLPIETRDVNRHPVYRAELEQNAGKVMVPCLRIDGDEGSQWMLESGDIIAYLDKRYGTA, from the coding sequence ATGCTGTTGAAAATTGTACGTGAAGGCCTGGGCCGCACCATAGCTCTGGGCGATGTGCTCACTCGCCCCAGGCCGGTTAAACGCTCTCCGGAGGAGCAGGCCAGGGTAGCCAAAGAGGTACAAAGCCTGTCTCTCTACCAGTTTTATGCCTGCCCCTTCTGCATCAAGGTACGCCGTGCCATGCATCGGCTGAACCTGCCCATCGAGACCCGGGATGTGAATCGTCACCCGGTATACCGCGCCGAGCTGGAGCAGAACGCCGGTAAGGTGATGGTGCCCTGTTTGCGCATTGATGGTGACGAAGGCAGCCAGTGGATGCTGGAGTCTGGTGACATCATCGCCTATCTGGATAAGCGCTACGGCACTGCCTGA
- the thrC gene encoding threonine synthase produces the protein MELYNLKHPDQTVSFSQAVRQGLGRDRGLFFPSSLPKLDNVDELLAMPFVDRSVAILNAWLGDELGEETVASLVRDAFTFDAPLAQVCDRQYCLELFHGPTLAFKDFGARFLARVLSHLAGEESLTILTATSGDTGAAVADAFYGLDNIKVVILYPEGRISSLQEKMFCTLGGNIQTLSVAGSFDDCQSLVKLAFEDEPLKQAIGLNSANSINIARLLAQICYYFEAVAQLPEERRHQAVISVPSGNFGNLTAGLLAKAMGLPVKRFIAATNSNDTVPRYLSNGQWEVRPTVATRSNAMDVSAPNNWPRVEALCQAKGWSLAQLEGVAVSEAECETQLTALHKGGYLSEPHAAVASRALSLSLNPEECGIFLGTAHPAKFKESVDELLGLDLPLPEALAQAAVKPLLSEFLANSFEELRAKLL, from the coding sequence ATGGAACTCTATAACCTGAAACATCCCGATCAGACCGTCAGCTTCTCCCAGGCCGTGCGCCAGGGACTGGGCAGGGACCGCGGGCTGTTTTTCCCCTCGAGCCTGCCGAAGCTGGACAACGTCGACGAGTTGCTGGCCATGCCCTTTGTGGATCGCTCCGTGGCCATTCTGAATGCCTGGCTGGGCGATGAGCTGGGTGAGGAGACAGTCGCCTCCCTGGTGCGTGACGCCTTCACCTTCGATGCCCCCCTGGCCCAGGTGTGTGACCGCCAGTACTGCCTGGAGCTGTTTCATGGTCCCACCCTGGCCTTCAAGGATTTCGGCGCGCGCTTCCTGGCACGGGTCCTCTCCCACCTGGCCGGGGAGGAGTCTCTGACCATCCTCACCGCCACCTCGGGGGACACCGGCGCCGCCGTGGCCGATGCCTTCTATGGCCTGGACAACATCAAGGTGGTGATCCTCTACCCCGAGGGGCGCATCAGCTCCCTGCAGGAGAAGATGTTCTGTACTCTGGGGGGCAACATCCAGACCCTGTCGGTGGCGGGCAGCTTCGATGACTGCCAGTCCCTGGTGAAGCTGGCGTTTGAGGATGAGCCGTTGAAGCAGGCCATTGGCCTGAACTCCGCCAACTCCATCAACATCGCCCGGTTGCTGGCACAGATCTGCTACTACTTCGAGGCGGTGGCTCAACTGCCCGAGGAGCGCCGTCATCAGGCGGTGATCTCCGTGCCCAGTGGCAATTTCGGCAACCTGACCGCCGGCCTGCTGGCCAAGGCGATGGGCCTGCCGGTGAAACGCTTCATCGCCGCCACCAACAGCAACGACACCGTCCCCCGTTACCTGTCTAACGGTCAGTGGGAGGTGCGTCCTACGGTGGCCACCCGCTCCAACGCCATGGATGTGTCTGCCCCCAACAACTGGCCCAGGGTCGAGGCCCTGTGTCAGGCGAAGGGCTGGTCCCTGGCTCAGCTGGAAGGGGTGGCGGTCTCCGAGGCGGAGTGTGAAACCCAACTGACCGCCCTGCACAAGGGAGGCTACCTGTCTGAGCCCCATGCGGCGGTGGCCAGCCGGGCACTGTCTCTGTCTCTTAATCCGGAGGAGTGCGGCATCTTCCTGGGCACCGCCCATCCGGCCAAGTTCAAGGAGTCGGTGGATGAGTTGCTGGGTCTGGATCTGCCCCTGCCTGAGGCGCTGGCCCAGGCGGCGGTCAAGCCTCTGCTCAGTGAGTTTCTGGCGAACTCCTTCGAGGAGCTGAGGGCCAAGCTGCTCTGA
- a CDS encoding mechanosensitive ion channel domain-containing protein translates to MEAWMEQLPELAMAYGLNIVFALVIFIVGRWVSKLVRKLVEAVMTRRNVEKTAVSFVGALVSVMIMAVTLVAVLAQLGVQTASLIAVLGAAGLAVGLALQGSLSNFAAGVLLVVFRPCKAGDYVEAAGVAGVVEEISIFSTTLVTPDNKKIIAPNAAVMSSVIVNYSAKDTRRVDLVIGVSYDADLRQTREVLTNTVKACEYVLDDPAPTIEVSALADSSVNFVVRPWVKGADYWNAYFQLMANIKVALDDAGIGIPYPQMDLHVQQLPARSPADHQ, encoded by the coding sequence ATGGAAGCATGGATGGAGCAGTTGCCTGAACTGGCGATGGCCTATGGACTAAATATCGTATTCGCCCTGGTGATCTTCATTGTGGGTCGCTGGGTCAGCAAACTGGTGCGTAAGCTTGTGGAAGCGGTGATGACCCGGCGTAACGTCGAGAAGACCGCGGTCAGTTTTGTCGGTGCCCTGGTCTCGGTGATGATCATGGCGGTGACCCTGGTGGCGGTTCTGGCGCAGCTAGGGGTGCAGACCGCTTCGCTGATTGCCGTGTTGGGTGCCGCCGGCCTGGCGGTAGGCCTGGCTCTGCAGGGCTCCCTGTCCAACTTTGCTGCCGGTGTCCTGCTGGTGGTGTTCCGTCCCTGCAAGGCAGGAGACTACGTCGAGGCCGCAGGAGTGGCCGGTGTGGTCGAGGAGATCTCCATCTTCTCCACCACCCTGGTGACCCCGGACAACAAGAAGATCATCGCCCCCAATGCGGCGGTGATGAGCAGCGTCATCGTCAACTACAGTGCCAAAGACACCCGGCGAGTGGATCTGGTCATTGGTGTATCTTACGATGCCGACCTGCGTCAGACCCGTGAAGTGCTCACCAATACGGTCAAGGCCTGCGAGTATGTGCTGGATGATCCCGCGCCCACCATCGAAGTGTCTGCGCTGGCGGACTCCAGTGTTAACTTCGTGGTCCGTCCCTGGGTCAAGGGCGCAGATTACTGGAACGCCTACTTCCAGCTGATGGCCAACATCAAGGTTGCCCTGGACGACGCCGGCATCGGCATCCCCTATCCCCAGATGGATCTGCATGTTCAGCAGTTGCCGGCCAGGTCGCCGGCCGATCATCAGTAG
- the thrB gene encoding homoserine kinase: MAKVTAYAPASMGNVSVGFDLLGAALQPVDGSRLGDRVSVEDADAPAFACCGPYEDVLPKDPAENIVLRAVEAFFEASGLAPQPLSLTLEKNLPVGSGLGSSASSVVAACAALNRFFGDPLNEVELLRLMGELEGQISGSIHYDNVAPSYLGGLQLMVADFARKLPAFDDWYWVVAYSGISLSTAKMRALLPEQYDKGTTIAFGQNLAAFVDACYRQDQQQALAMLKDELAEPYRAAHIPGFVAAKSALAELGADAVGISGSGPTLFAVCRDPESAQRAKTYLDTCYLANARGFAHICRLAEDGVIYQSEK, translated from the coding sequence ATGGCCAAAGTGACCGCTTATGCCCCCGCCTCCATGGGCAACGTCAGTGTCGGCTTCGATCTGCTCGGCGCCGCCCTGCAACCTGTGGATGGCAGCCGCCTCGGCGACAGGGTCAGCGTCGAGGACGCCGATGCGCCGGCGTTCGCCTGCTGCGGCCCCTATGAAGACGTGCTGCCCAAAGACCCGGCCGAGAACATTGTACTCAGGGCGGTGGAGGCGTTTTTCGAAGCCAGTGGCCTGGCGCCTCAGCCCCTGTCACTGACCCTGGAGAAGAATCTGCCGGTGGGCAGTGGCCTGGGCTCCAGTGCCAGCTCTGTGGTGGCCGCCTGTGCCGCCCTCAACCGCTTTTTCGGTGATCCCCTGAATGAGGTGGAGCTGCTCAGGTTGATGGGGGAACTGGAGGGGCAGATCTCCGGCTCCATTCACTATGACAATGTGGCGCCCAGCTACCTGGGCGGGCTGCAACTGATGGTGGCGGACTTTGCCCGCAAGCTGCCTGCGTTCGACGACTGGTACTGGGTGGTGGCCTACTCGGGGATCAGCCTGTCCACCGCCAAGATGCGGGCGCTGCTGCCCGAACAGTATGACAAGGGCACCACCATCGCCTTTGGCCAGAACCTGGCGGCCTTCGTAGACGCCTGTTACCGCCAGGACCAGCAACAAGCCCTGGCCATGCTCAAAGATGAGCTGGCAGAGCCCTACCGGGCGGCCCACATCCCCGGGTTTGTGGCGGCCAAGTCCGCCCTGGCTGAACTGGGCGCCGACGCCGTGGGGATCTCCGGGTCCGGGCCGACCCTGTTTGCCGTCTGCCGTGACCCAGAGAGCGCCCAGCGGGCCAAGACCTACCTGGACACCTGTTACCTGGCCAATGCCAGGGGTTTCGCCCATATCTGCCGGCTGGCGGAGGATGGGGTTATCTACCAGAGCGAGAAGTAA